Proteins encoded by one window of Sediminicoccus rosea:
- a CDS encoding tripartite tricarboxylate transporter TctB family protein codes for MTNRIPWPDLLAGLFVLAFGLVGFWQAGAIPVSPLYAQVGPKAVPYVVASGMTLLGALLVLSALRGGWSAQVAEVAEAGPPNLRALGLLGAGLLANLVLIGPAGFSIAASAQFVLVAAAFGSRSMARDLLIALPLTLLVWFLFVQGLGVNIGAGLLEGLVLRLLGQEVA; via the coding sequence ATGACGAACCGGATTCCCTGGCCTGACCTGCTGGCCGGCCTTTTCGTCCTGGCCTTCGGGCTGGTCGGCTTCTGGCAGGCCGGCGCCATTCCCGTCTCGCCGCTCTACGCCCAGGTGGGCCCCAAGGCGGTGCCCTATGTGGTGGCAAGCGGCATGACGCTGCTGGGCGCGCTGCTGGTCCTCTCCGCGCTGCGGGGCGGCTGGTCGGCGCAGGTGGCCGAGGTGGCGGAGGCCGGGCCACCCAATCTGCGCGCGCTCGGCCTGCTGGGCGCGGGCCTGCTCGCCAACCTCGTGCTGATCGGCCCGGCCGGGTTTTCCATCGCGGCCTCGGCGCAGTTCGTCCTCGTCGCCGCCGCCTTCGGCAGCCGCTCCATGGCGCGGGACCTGCTGATCGCGCTGCCGCTGACGCTGCTCGTCTGGTTCCTCTTCGTGCAGGGGCTTGGCGTGAACATCGGCGCGGGTCTGCTGGAGGGGCTGGTGCTGCGCCTTCTCGGGCAGGAGGTGGCCTGA
- a CDS encoding tripartite tricarboxylate transporter permease, whose protein sequence is MEAINGLSLGFSHALTLTNLAWALLGCFLGTAVGVLPGIGPALTIALLLPITFQVSATGAFILFCGVFYGAMYGGSTTSILLNAPGESGSIITALEGAKMARSGRAGPALATAAIGSFVAGLVGTLGIAFLGPVIVDVALLLGPAEYFCLMVLCFVTVSAVLGGSALRGLVSLFFGLTLGLVGIDLQTGQPRMTFGLPELYDGVNVVLVAVALFAVAEALHMAWRHHGGAAQVLPVGHLMLSRSDLRRSFWPWMRGAGLGFPFGVLPAGGTEMPTMLSYYAERKLVAPEHAHEFGTTGAIEGVAGPEAANNAAAAGILVPMLTLGLPTSATAAIMLSAFQSYGIQPGPLLFETQPDLVWTLIASLFVANVMLVVLNLPLVGLWVKILKIPTPQLYAGILVFATIGTYGISNSIVDLVLLYAIGIIGMFMRRFDFPVAPVVIGMILGPMAEQALRQALTISEGNWMVFVTRPGSLAILLVAVAALLGPRIYRAWARRRA, encoded by the coding sequence ATGGAAGCGATCAACGGCCTCTCCCTCGGCTTCTCGCATGCGCTGACGCTGACCAACCTGGCCTGGGCGCTGCTGGGCTGCTTCCTCGGCACCGCGGTCGGCGTGCTGCCCGGCATCGGCCCCGCGCTCACCATCGCGCTCCTGCTGCCCATCACCTTCCAGGTGAGCGCCACCGGCGCCTTCATCCTGTTCTGCGGCGTCTTCTACGGCGCCATGTATGGCGGCAGCACCACCTCCATCCTGCTGAACGCGCCGGGCGAGAGCGGCTCCATCATCACCGCCCTCGAAGGGGCGAAGATGGCGCGCAGCGGCCGTGCGGGCCCGGCGCTGGCGACGGCCGCCATCGGCAGCTTCGTGGCCGGCCTGGTGGGGACGCTGGGCATCGCCTTCCTCGGCCCCGTCATCGTGGATGTCGCGCTGCTGCTGGGGCCGGCCGAGTATTTCTGCCTGATGGTGCTGTGCTTCGTGACCGTCTCCGCCGTGCTCGGCGGCTCGGCGCTGCGGGGGCTGGTGAGCCTCTTCTTCGGGTTGACGCTGGGCCTGGTCGGCATTGATCTGCAGACCGGCCAGCCGCGCATGACCTTCGGCCTGCCCGAGCTGTATGATGGCGTGAACGTGGTGCTCGTCGCCGTCGCGCTCTTCGCGGTGGCCGAGGCACTGCACATGGCCTGGCGCCATCACGGCGGCGCGGCGCAGGTGCTGCCGGTCGGCCACCTCATGCTCTCGCGCTCCGACCTCAGGCGCAGCTTCTGGCCCTGGATGCGCGGCGCGGGCCTCGGCTTTCCCTTCGGCGTGCTGCCCGCCGGCGGCACCGAGATGCCGACCATGCTCAGCTATTATGCCGAGCGGAAGCTGGTGGCGCCCGAACACGCGCATGAATTCGGCACGACCGGCGCCATCGAAGGTGTGGCCGGGCCCGAGGCCGCGAACAATGCCGCCGCGGCCGGCATCCTGGTGCCCATGCTCACGCTCGGCCTGCCCACCTCCGCCACGGCGGCCATCATGCTGAGCGCCTTCCAGAGCTACGGCATCCAGCCCGGGCCGCTGCTCTTCGAGACGCAGCCCGACCTCGTCTGGACGCTGATCGCCTCGCTCTTCGTGGCGAATGTGATGCTGGTGGTGCTGAACCTGCCGCTGGTGGGGCTCTGGGTGAAGATCCTGAAGATCCCGACGCCGCAGCTCTATGCCGGCATCCTGGTGTTCGCCACGATCGGCACCTACGGCATCTCCAACTCCATCGTGGACCTGGTCCTGCTCTACGCCATCGGGATCATCGGCATGTTCATGCGGCGCTTCGACTTCCCGGTGGCGCCCGTCGTGATCGGCATGATCCTGGGGCCGATGGCTGAGCAGGCGCTGCGCCAGGCGCTGACCATCAGCGAAGGCAACTGGATGGTCTTCGTGACCCGGCCGGGCAGCCTCGCGATCCTGCTGGTGGCGGTGGCGGCGCTGCTGGGGCCACGGATCTACAGAGCCTGGGCGCGGCGGCGGGCCTGA
- a CDS encoding class I SAM-dependent DNA methyltransferase produces MSADHIIGLYERHARAFDAQRGRGPMERAWLDRFTALVPPGGAVLDLGCGMGEPIAAHLIGAGFRVTGVDSAPTLIGLCHARFPGQDWRLADMRGLDLGRRFDGILAWDSFFHLDQADQRAMFAVFARHAAHGAALMFTSGPSEGVALGCFEGEVLHHASLSPEEYRTLLASHDFAVVDHRAEDPECGGHTVWLARRSGAQAASAG; encoded by the coding sequence ATGAGCGCGGATCACATCATCGGACTCTATGAGCGCCACGCCCGCGCCTTCGACGCGCAGCGCGGGCGGGGCCCGATGGAGCGCGCCTGGCTCGATCGCTTCACGGCGCTGGTCCCGCCCGGTGGCGCGGTGCTCGACCTGGGCTGCGGCATGGGGGAGCCGATCGCGGCGCATCTCATCGGCGCGGGGTTCCGGGTGACGGGGGTGGATAGCGCGCCCACCCTGATCGGCCTCTGCCACGCACGCTTTCCCGGCCAGGATTGGCGCCTGGCCGACATGCGCGGCCTCGATCTCGGGCGGCGCTTCGACGGCATTCTCGCCTGGGACAGCTTCTTCCACCTGGACCAGGCGGATCAACGCGCGATGTTCGCCGTCTTCGCCCGCCACGCGGCACACGGCGCCGCGCTGATGTTCACCAGCGGCCCATCGGAGGGCGTGGCGCTGGGCTGCTTCGAGGGCGAGGTGCTGCATCACGCGAGCCTCTCACCGGAGGAATACCGCACCCTCCTGGCCAGCCACGACTTTGCGGTGGTGGACCACCGCGCGGAAGATCCGGAATGCGGCGGGCACACCGTCTGGCTCGCCCGCCGCAGTGGCGCTCAGGCGGCCAGCGCCGGATAG
- a CDS encoding alkene reductase, with translation MSLFSPVRVGALTLKSRVVMAPMTRNRTPGQVPNALNAEYYAQRASAGLIVTEGTTPDASGRGYIDIPGLYNAAQVEGWRQVAGAVHAKGGHIFVQLMHTGRISHPDFLDGAAPVAPSAIAAPGEIYTHEGMKPHGTPRALEAAEIPALIATYGRAATLAREAGLDGVEVHGANGYLPGQFLAPNVNQRTDEWGGSVENRARFLLGAVDAAVAAIGADRVGVRLSPGGVFNDIHDPDAPATYAYVAGELAKRNLAYLHIFDTKPGFDVAALIRAHYKGTLILNGGYDRARAEADIASGLADLIAFGVPFLANPDLPERLAQGAALNTPDQASFYGGGAKGYTDYPALAA, from the coding sequence ATGTCCCTGTTCTCCCCCGTGCGCGTCGGCGCGCTGACCCTCAAGAGCCGTGTCGTGATGGCGCCGATGACGCGCAACCGCACGCCCGGCCAGGTGCCCAACGCGCTGAACGCCGAATACTACGCCCAGCGCGCCAGCGCCGGCCTGATCGTGACCGAGGGCACGACGCCCGATGCCTCGGGCCGCGGCTACATTGATATTCCCGGCCTCTACAACGCGGCGCAGGTCGAGGGCTGGCGCCAGGTGGCCGGCGCGGTGCACGCCAAGGGCGGGCACATCTTTGTGCAGCTGATGCACACCGGCCGCATCTCCCACCCCGATTTCCTGGACGGCGCGGCGCCCGTGGCGCCCTCGGCCATCGCCGCCCCCGGCGAGATCTACACGCATGAGGGCATGAAGCCGCATGGCACGCCCCGCGCGCTGGAGGCGGCCGAGATCCCGGCCCTGATCGCGACCTATGGCCGCGCGGCGACCCTGGCGCGCGAGGCCGGGCTGGATGGCGTGGAGGTGCATGGCGCGAATGGCTACCTGCCCGGCCAGTTCCTGGCGCCCAATGTGAACCAGCGCACGGATGAATGGGGCGGCTCGGTCGAAAACCGCGCGCGTTTCCTGCTCGGCGCGGTGGATGCCGCCGTGGCGGCGATCGGCGCCGACCGCGTGGGCGTGCGGCTCTCGCCGGGCGGGGTGTTCAACGACATCCATGATCCCGACGCGCCGGCCACCTACGCCTATGTGGCGGGCGAGCTGGCGAAGCGGAACCTCGCCTATCTGCACATCTTCGACACCAAGCCCGGCTTCGACGTGGCCGCGCTGATCCGTGCCCACTACAAGGGCACGCTGATCCTGAACGGCGGCTATGACCGTGCGCGGGCCGAAGCGGACATCGCCTCGGGCCTCGCCGACCTCATCGCCTTCGGCGTGCCCTTCCTGGCGAATCCGGACCTGCCGGAGCGCCTCGCCCAGGGCGCCGCGCTGAACACGCCGGACCAGGCGAGCTTCTATGGCGGCGGTGCGAAGGGCTACACGGACTATCCGGCGCTGGCCGCCTGA